A genomic stretch from Roseofilum reptotaenium CS-1145 includes:
- a CDS encoding type II toxin-antitoxin system Phd/YefM family antitoxin, producing MVSVTVEQIQQDPLKYLHQVEAGEGFIIVRGDRPIAELKPIQQQQGELRPFGLCAGEFVVPDDFDAPLPEDILSAFEGK from the coding sequence ATGGTCAGTGTAACTGTTGAGCAAATCCAGCAAGACCCTCTAAAATATTTACACCAAGTGGAAGCAGGTGAAGGGTTCATTATTGTTCGTGGAGATCGACCCATTGCTGAACTTAAACCCATTCAACAGCAACAGGGAGAGTTGCGACCATTTGGCTTATGTGCTGGAGAGTTTGTTGTACCGGATGACTTTGATGCGCCATTACCTGAAGATATCCTCAGTGCTTTTGAGGGAAAATGA